In a single window of the Halobaculum lipolyticum genome:
- a CDS encoding zinc-dependent alcohol dehydrogenase family protein translates to MQAAVLREYGEPLDVTDVPEPELEPHGVVVDVEACGVCRSDWHAWMGHGEWADDQVPTDFVLGHEPAGTVVAVGERVRSVSEGDRVAVPFNLGCGACPECTNGHGNTCLDGRALGFERAAPGAFAERVHLPYADYNAMRLPDGVAARDVAALGCRFMTAYHALEHRAVVGAGEWVAVHGCGGVGLSAVHVADALGARVIAVDVDDGALDRASAAGADATVRAGDGVDVPAEIDAISDRGAHVSLDALGRAETCRNSVACLRERGTHVQVGLTTDAERGEVSLPTDAMTRWEVDFLGSRGMPPTRYDELLGLLEAGDLDPGALVGREVGLTEVPDRLAAMTTYDTEGVEVLTF, encoded by the coding sequence ATGCAAGCGGCCGTCCTCCGCGAGTACGGGGAGCCACTCGACGTGACCGACGTACCCGAACCGGAGCTGGAGCCCCACGGCGTCGTCGTCGACGTCGAGGCGTGCGGCGTCTGTCGCTCCGACTGGCACGCGTGGATGGGCCACGGCGAGTGGGCCGACGACCAGGTGCCGACCGACTTCGTGCTCGGGCACGAACCCGCTGGCACGGTCGTCGCGGTCGGCGAGCGCGTCCGTTCGGTCAGCGAGGGCGACCGCGTGGCCGTCCCGTTCAACCTCGGCTGCGGCGCCTGCCCGGAGTGTACGAACGGGCACGGGAACACCTGTCTCGACGGCCGGGCGCTCGGGTTCGAGCGCGCCGCCCCCGGCGCCTTCGCGGAGCGCGTCCACCTGCCGTACGCCGACTACAACGCGATGCGACTCCCCGACGGCGTCGCCGCCCGCGACGTGGCCGCGCTCGGCTGCCGGTTCATGACCGCCTACCACGCGCTCGAACACCGCGCCGTCGTCGGCGCCGGCGAGTGGGTCGCCGTCCACGGCTGCGGCGGCGTCGGCCTCTCGGCGGTTCACGTCGCCGACGCGCTGGGCGCCCGCGTGATCGCCGTCGACGTCGACGACGGCGCCCTCGACCGGGCGTCCGCCGCGGGCGCCGACGCGACGGTCCGCGCCGGCGACGGGGTCGACGTCCCGGCGGAGATCGACGCGATCTCCGACCGCGGCGCGCACGTCTCGCTGGACGCGCTCGGCCGCGCGGAGACGTGTCGCAACTCCGTGGCGTGTCTCCGCGAGCGCGGCACTCACGTGCAGGTGGGACTCACGACGGACGCCGAGAGAGGAGAGGTGTCGCTGCCGACGGACGCGATGACGCGCTGGGAGGTGGACTTCCTCGGCTCGCGGGGGATGCCGCCGACGCGCTACGACGAACTGCTCGGGCTGTTGGAGGCCGGCGACCTCGACCCCGGCGCGCTCGTCGGGCGGGAGGTCGGCCTGACGGAGGTCCCCGACCGTCTCGCCGCGATGACGACGTACGACACCGAGGGCGTCGAGGTGCTGACGTTCTGA